One part of the Phoenix dactylifera cultivar Barhee BC4 unplaced genomic scaffold, palm_55x_up_171113_PBpolish2nd_filt_p 000282F, whole genome shotgun sequence genome encodes these proteins:
- the LOC103698564 gene encoding glutathione S-transferase U17-like — protein MMLSLAPPSNPSRSLATNPRTKAPFQIAKTHPISGLLLPIRSMHRELKLSSSITSEKRLPTAQAVSERVEGGTRMTRGGEDVKLLGRWASPLVMRTRTALNLKGVDYEFLEEVFGVKSELLLESNPVYKKIPVLIHEGKPVCESMIIVQYIDDVWAATPPAILPADPYDRALHRFWAHYVDDKWFPSVFASSRAQTEEARAEAVEQVFAGLKLLEEAFQKCSKGKGFFGGDTIGYLDIALGCSLGWLKATEKMTGIKFLDEAKTPLLAQWAERFCANDAVRGLMPETDKLVEFAKMLQAKFKTAAPAK, from the exons ATGATGCTATCACTGGCACCACCATCAAATCCCTCACGAAGCTTGGCTACCAACCCAAGAACCAAAGCACCATTCCAGATAGCCAAAACCCACCCCATATCAGGCCTACTCCTTCCCATCAGATCCATGCACAGAGAGTTAAAGCTATCTTCCAGCATTACAAGTGAGAAAAGACTGCCAACAGCACAAGCAGTGAGTGAGAGAGTTGAAGGGGGAACAAGAATGACACGGGGAGGAGAGGATGTGAAGCTTTTGGGGAGGTGGGCAAGCCCGTTGGTGATGCGGACACGGACCGCTCTGAATCTGAAGGGAGTGGATTACGAGTTCTTGGAGGAGGTGTTTGGGGTGAAGAGTGAGCTGCTGCTCGAGTCCAACCCTGTGTACAAGAAAATTCCTGTACTCATCCATGAAGGCAAGCCCGTCTGTGAGTCCATGATCATCGTTCAGTACATCGACGACGTCTGGGCTGCCACGCCCCCTGCCATCCTGCCCGCCGACCCGTACGACCGCGCCCTCCACCGCTTCTGGGCCCACTATGTTGATGACAAG TGGTTCCCTTCAGTGTTCGCAAGCTCAAGGGCACAAACAGAGGAGGCCAGGGCGGAAGCAGTGGAGCAGGTCTTCGCGGGGCTAAAACTACTGGAGGAGGCCTTTCAGAAATGCAGCAAAGGGAAGGGCTTCTTTGGAGGTGACACCATCGGGTACCTGGACATTGCCCTTGGGTGCTCCTTGGGGTGGTTAAAGGCAACGGAGAAGATGACAggcatcaagtttttggatgAGGCCAAGACGCCACTCTTGGCGCAATGGGCGGAGAGATTCTGTGCTAATGATGCGGTGAGGGGGTTGATGCCGGAGACCGACAAGCTGGTGGAATTTGCCAAGATGCTTCAGGCTAAGTTTAAGACTGCTGCTCCTGCGAAGTGA